The Phaseolus vulgaris cultivar G19833 chromosome 10, P. vulgaris v2.0, whole genome shotgun sequence DNA window aattagttatataacaaaatttaggtaactttttatactttttttaattaaactttttatttgatgataataatttaaagattaaatgCAGTTcatgatattttaaattgtataaatttacAAACATTATCTAATACATAAACATCTTTAATTTTGAGAGCCACtaataaatatatgattttcttcataaatatttttctcatatacttacattatttttcttatcttGCCTTTTTATCATTGTTGTTTACGAAGGTTTACCATATATTTTATGTTCAGTGCACAAGGTAAACgtgtaaaatttagaaaattaaattaaaaataaaaagaacttAGTTGTATGGGAAACGATATTTAGgaatcatatattttaaaaaaagggataaaaaatgaataatttactataaaataaaaatgtagtgTTTATGCCTAAAATTTTAGTTTCATAACAAATATGGCAATCACATAattcatatatgtatatattttaatatcacGATATTTTAACAAAGAATAAACAtggtataaaatatttttgattgATTTAATTAGAACTTTTAATCCAAATTTGTAAAAACAATTAAAGTTATTAAAGATGTTATAATTGATATAATTTAGGTTgttgtaatttgattttttttaaatatttaatattttcataaaatgtatttttactatatattattaaattattatagaaaaaaCATAATCATAAGATATGATGGATATTTTTAGAGAGTCGGTTACATTATTGAAACCTCTAGATTTGTCTGTCAAATTTAAtcttaaaaagtaattaatgaaataataataaaaagagtTAATCAGTTACAAATGGAAGTtattaacagaaaaaaaaagattaggATGAGTTAATAGAATAGGTTTTATTAACAGAAAACTCTATATATTTATTTGCATGCTTTCTTCTTCAACATCAAAAGTTATTTTCCATTGAAAGCTTATAGAATGGCTTCACCACTTTCCTTGCTGATCCTCTTCCTTGTGTTCATCTCTGCATCACATTCGAATGCATACCCTTTATCAACGCAGAACAGATGGATCATAGATGAAGCCACAGGACAACGTGCGAAGTTGGTGTGTGCCAATTGGGCTGGCCACCTCAAACCGATGATCCCTGAGGGTCTTGACAAACGGCCATTGAAGGAGCTGGTTGGTGAGCTTGTGAAGCACAACTTCAACTGCGTGCGTCTCACCTATGCAATCTACATGTGGACACGCTATAGCCATGAAAATGTGAGTGCCTCCTTTGCCTCTTTGGATGCACCAGAAGTGGTCCAAGGCATTTCCAAGAACAACCCTTCTGTGTTGTCCATGACACATGTTCAGGCCTTTCATGCAGTCGTTCATGAACTTGGGGTTCAGAATGTGAAAGTGCTGCTTGATAACCATGTGAGTGAGCCAATGTGGTGctgtgatgatgatgatgagaaTGGCTTCTTCCATGATAGACATTTCAATCCTCAGGAATGGGTTCGTGGCCTTACTTTGGCAGCCAAACACTTCACTGGAAACCATGCTGTTGTGGCAATGAGTTTGAGGAATGAGCTGCATGGTCCTCGCCAGAACTTGCAGGATTGGTACAGGTACATGAGCCAAGGAGCAGTAGCTATTCACAAGACAAATCCAAATGTGCTTGTGCTTATCTCAGGTTTGAACTATGACACTGAGTTGCAGTTCTTGAAGAGTAAACCATTGAAGATAGACTTGGGTAAGAAAATGGTGTACGAGACACATTTGTACTCATGGTCT harbors:
- the LOC137817985 gene encoding glycosyl hydrolase 5 family protein-like, with product MASPLSLLILFLVFISASHSNAYPLSTQNRWIIDEATGQRAKLVCANWAGHLKPMIPEGLDKRPLKELVGELVKHNFNCVRLTYAIYMWTRYSHENVSASFASLDAPEVVQGISKNNPSVLSMTHVQAFHAVVHELGVQNVKVLLDNHVSEPMWCCDDDDENGFFHDRHFNPQEWVRGLTLAAKHFTGNHAVVAMSLRNELHGPRQNLQDWYRYMSQGAVAIHKTNPNVLVLISGLNYDTELQFLKSKPLKIDLGKKMVYETHLYSWSGIGTLKLKEIWTKQPLNRICANNIKGIDYRVGFLTTGKNAAPLIFTEFGFNEEGSSVEDSRFLTCLQTYLLGKDLDWGLWAFQGSYYVKKDQVQVDESFGLMDETWHHLRYPNLTHKFQLLQRKNIEPISKAPIVNIMYHPLSGRCAQVNEKNEVELGSCETKNRWVGGENGTKIILHGTKKCLTAAGEGLPVVVSDCERKSSSWKSVSLSKLHLATMNQQEEQLCLQKDSNSSSIVTSKCICIKDDSLCLDDPQSQWFQLVETNV